A single region of the Streptomyces sp. NBC_01262 genome encodes:
- a CDS encoding glycoside hydrolase family 2 TIM barrel-domain containing protein gives MSTDLPYYLDPAPGTGAVAPRAWYAGSDAARLSLNGSWRFRLSPTATAQDESFARPGFDDAHWDRLPVPAHWALHGHGAPAYTNHLYPFPVEPPYVPTENPTGDHRVTFALPEGWPAGGAPDSALLRFEGIESCAKIWLNGVELGVFKGSRLPAEYPVGALLRPEGNVLAVRVHQWSSGSYLEDQDQWWLPGIFRDVTLLQRPDGSVVDHFVHTGFDHRTGEGTLRVDAEPGGRVTVPELGVDIATGESLTLPVEPWTAETPRLYDAELATEGERIPLRIGFRTVLVEDGVLKVNGRRILFRGVNRHEFHPEHGRTVDLDTMRTDLLLMKRHNINAVRTSHYPPHPAFLPLCDELGLWVIDECDLETHGFVEFEGWKGNPADDDRWTPALLDRAARMVERDKNHPSVVIWSLGNECGTGRGLSAMAKWIRERDPSRPIHYEGDLSCADTDMYSRMYADHAEVELIGRREELPWGDPELDAKRRSLPFILCEYAHAMGNGPGGLGEYQRLFETYPRLQGGFVWEWIDHGIARRTADGTPYFAYGGDFGEELHDGNFVCDGLVFPDRTVSPGLIEYKKVIEPVRIEGEPGSGTVRITNIHDFADLSHLAFSWIYEIDGHAVAQDALAVPPLAAGESAELKLPVPEAAGQDGEAFWQVRAALREDTPWAGAGHEVAWGQWPAATALAAVDNPGPPLLAPRAGEGGVVVLGPGTFDAATGELKYLNGFQVTGLRLDVWRAPTDNDEAALSVPETRDALAWRTLGLHRMRHRIASVALTEDALTVTTRVAPAASDLGLRTVYRWTADAADGGRLHLAIEVIPEGDWKVPLPRLGVRLGVSGTLGDAQWYGGGPGEAYPDTRAASRIGLYASTVDALQTPYVRPQENGARADVRWVRLRREDGAGIAVRQGEGSPAFWFTARRWTSEQLDAADHTPDLAPGEVVWVNLDHGQHGIGSQSCGPGSLPQYRLAAAEASFGFTFSTLDGR, from the coding sequence TTGAGCACCGACCTGCCGTACTACCTCGACCCCGCGCCCGGCACCGGCGCCGTGGCGCCGCGTGCCTGGTACGCGGGGTCGGACGCGGCCCGGCTGAGCCTGAACGGGTCGTGGCGCTTCCGGCTGTCGCCGACCGCGACCGCGCAGGACGAGTCGTTCGCCCGCCCGGGGTTCGACGACGCCCACTGGGACCGGCTGCCGGTGCCGGCGCACTGGGCGCTGCACGGGCACGGCGCGCCGGCGTACACCAATCACCTCTACCCGTTCCCGGTGGAGCCGCCGTACGTGCCCACCGAGAACCCGACGGGCGACCACCGGGTCACCTTCGCGCTGCCGGAGGGCTGGCCGGCCGGGGGCGCCCCCGATTCGGCGCTGCTGCGCTTCGAGGGCATCGAGTCCTGCGCGAAGATCTGGCTCAACGGCGTGGAGCTGGGGGTCTTCAAGGGCAGCAGGCTGCCCGCCGAGTACCCGGTGGGCGCTCTGCTGCGGCCGGAGGGCAATGTGCTGGCGGTGCGGGTGCACCAGTGGTCGTCGGGCAGCTATCTGGAGGACCAGGACCAGTGGTGGCTGCCGGGCATCTTCCGGGATGTCACGCTGCTGCAGCGGCCGGATGGTTCCGTAGTGGACCATTTCGTTCACACCGGTTTCGATCACCGCACAGGTGAGGGCACCCTGCGGGTCGACGCCGAGCCCGGCGGCCGGGTCACCGTGCCCGAGCTGGGCGTCGACATCGCCACGGGCGAGTCGCTGACGCTGCCCGTGGAGCCGTGGACCGCCGAGACGCCGCGCCTGTACGACGCCGAGCTGGCCACCGAGGGCGAGCGGATCCCGCTGCGGATCGGCTTCCGCACGGTCCTCGTCGAGGACGGCGTGCTCAAGGTCAACGGCCGGCGGATCCTCTTCCGGGGCGTCAACCGGCACGAGTTCCACCCGGAGCACGGCCGGACCGTCGACCTGGACACGATGCGCACCGACCTGCTGCTGATGAAGCGGCACAACATCAACGCGGTCCGCACCAGCCACTACCCGCCGCACCCGGCCTTTCTCCCGCTCTGCGACGAGCTGGGGCTGTGGGTGATCGACGAGTGCGACCTGGAGACCCACGGCTTCGTGGAGTTCGAGGGCTGGAAGGGCAACCCGGCCGACGACGACCGCTGGACGCCCGCCCTGCTCGACCGCGCCGCCCGGATGGTCGAACGGGACAAGAACCACCCGTCCGTCGTCATCTGGTCGCTCGGCAACGAGTGCGGCACCGGCCGGGGCCTGTCCGCCATGGCGAAGTGGATCCGCGAGCGCGACCCGAGCCGCCCCATCCACTACGAGGGCGACCTGTCCTGCGCCGACACCGACATGTACTCGCGGATGTACGCCGACCACGCCGAGGTCGAGCTCATCGGCAGGCGCGAGGAACTGCCCTGGGGCGACCCCGAGCTGGACGCCAAGCGCCGCTCGCTGCCGTTCATCCTGTGCGAGTACGCCCACGCCATGGGCAACGGCCCCGGCGGGCTCGGCGAGTACCAGCGGCTGTTCGAGACCTACCCGCGCCTGCAGGGCGGCTTCGTCTGGGAGTGGATCGACCACGGGATCGCCCGGCGCACCGCCGACGGCACCCCGTACTTCGCGTACGGCGGCGACTTCGGCGAGGAGCTGCACGACGGCAACTTCGTGTGCGACGGGCTGGTCTTCCCGGACCGGACCGTCTCGCCCGGACTGATCGAGTACAAGAAGGTCATCGAACCGGTCCGTATCGAGGGCGAACCCGGCAGCGGCACCGTCCGGATCACCAACATCCACGACTTCGCCGACCTCTCGCATCTCGCCTTCTCCTGGATCTACGAGATCGACGGCCACGCCGTCGCGCAGGACGCGCTCGCCGTGCCGCCGCTCGCGGCCGGGGAGTCGGCCGAGCTGAAGCTGCCGGTGCCGGAGGCGGCGGGGCAGGACGGCGAGGCCTTCTGGCAGGTGCGGGCCGCGCTGCGGGAGGACACGCCGTGGGCCGGGGCCGGGCACGAGGTCGCCTGGGGCCAGTGGCCGGCGGCCACCGCCCTGGCCGCGGTCGACAACCCCGGGCCCCCGCTGCTCGCCCCGCGCGCCGGGGAGGGCGGGGTCGTGGTGCTCGGCCCCGGCACCTTCGACGCGGCGACCGGCGAGCTGAAGTACCTGAACGGCTTCCAGGTGACCGGTCTGCGGCTCGACGTCTGGCGGGCGCCGACCGACAACGACGAGGCCGCCCTGTCCGTCCCGGAAACCCGTGACGCCCTGGCCTGGCGCACCCTCGGCCTGCACCGCATGCGGCACCGCATCGCCTCGGTGGCCCTCACCGAGGACGCGCTCACCGTCACCACCCGGGTCGCCCCCGCCGCCTCGGACCTCGGCCTGCGCACCGTCTACCGCTGGACGGCGGACGCGGCGGACGGCGGTCGGCTCCACCTCGCCATCGAGGTCATCCCCGAGGGCGACTGGAAGGTGCCGCTCCCCCGGCTCGGCGTACGGCTCGGCGTGAGCGGCACCCTGGGCGACGCGCAGTGGTACGGCGGCGGTCCCGGCGAGGCGTACCCGGACACCCGGGCCGCCTCCCGGATCGGGCTGTACGCCTCCACGGTGGACGCCCTCCAGACCCCGTACGTCCGCCCCCAGGAGAACGGCGCCCGCGCCGACGTCCGCTGGGTGCGGCTGCGCCGCGAGGACGGCGCCGGCATCGCGGTCCGGCAGGGCGAGGGCTCCCCCGCCTTCTGGTTCACCGCGCGCCGCTGGACCTCCGAGCAGCTCGACGCCGCGGACCACACCCCCGACCTCGCCCCCGGCGAGGTCGTGTGGGTCAACCTCGACCACGGCCAGCACGGCATCGGCAGCCAGTCCTGCGGGCCCGGCTCCCTTCCGCAGTACCGGCTGGCCGCCGCCGAGGCGTCCTTCGGCTTCACCTTCTCCACCCTGGACGGCCGTTGA
- a CDS encoding MFS transporter, which produces MTATTQTPVTTAGRLFSRPAVAASCVGFVLIGALQALYGPAIPALRSDYGLSPSAAGLGLSAHFVGGVAGVLAFNAIHGRISNRALLTASYALMAAGSAAFAVAPNWPTALAAALLTGLGFGGIDYGLNQLFAVGFGGRSTAMLNILNAHFGIGAVLGPALLAVLGSDRYPYAFAGLALLAAGLALTTRGVRTNAVSHPAPEDTGGKRLLTPVLLGFIVLYVLHVGVEAGVGGWEPTHLESLGRSATLAASATSVYWLMMTVGRFLIVPIALRWSAPRIMVVCCAGMTACLALATVSSLAPYAYAGVGLFIAPIFPTGLPWLTRAVPGARRAGAWVIAASMIGGVAAPPALGKGIEWSTVTAVPLMLLALSAASLGTTLWLARAARSG; this is translated from the coding sequence TTGACGGCCACCACGCAGACGCCCGTCACCACGGCCGGCCGGCTCTTCTCCCGGCCGGCCGTGGCCGCGTCCTGCGTCGGCTTCGTCCTCATAGGCGCCCTGCAGGCCCTCTACGGCCCCGCGATCCCGGCCCTGCGCTCCGACTACGGCCTGTCCCCGTCCGCCGCCGGCCTCGGGCTCAGCGCCCACTTCGTCGGCGGCGTCGCGGGGGTCCTGGCCTTCAACGCCATCCACGGCAGGATCAGCAACCGCGCGCTGCTCACCGCCTCGTACGCCCTGATGGCCGCCGGCAGCGCCGCCTTCGCCGTCGCCCCGAACTGGCCCACCGCCCTGGCCGCCGCGCTGCTCACCGGGCTCGGCTTCGGCGGCATCGACTACGGCCTCAACCAGCTGTTCGCCGTCGGCTTCGGCGGCCGCAGCACCGCCATGCTCAACATCCTCAACGCCCACTTCGGCATCGGCGCCGTCCTCGGCCCCGCCCTGCTCGCGGTCCTGGGCAGCGACCGCTACCCGTACGCCTTCGCCGGTCTGGCCCTGCTCGCGGCGGGTCTGGCCCTGACCACGCGGGGCGTGCGCACCAACGCGGTCTCGCACCCCGCGCCCGAGGACACCGGCGGGAAGCGGCTGCTGACGCCCGTCCTGCTCGGCTTCATCGTCCTGTACGTCCTGCACGTGGGCGTCGAGGCGGGCGTCGGCGGCTGGGAACCCACGCACCTGGAGTCCCTCGGCCGCTCGGCGACGCTGGCGGCCTCCGCGACCTCCGTGTACTGGCTGATGATGACGGTGGGCCGCTTCCTGATCGTGCCGATCGCCCTGCGCTGGTCCGCCCCGCGGATCATGGTGGTCTGCTGCGCCGGGATGACCGCCTGCCTCGCGCTCGCCACGGTCTCCTCCCTGGCCCCCTACGCCTACGCCGGCGTCGGCCTCTTCATCGCCCCGATCTTCCCCACCGGCCTGCCCTGGCTCACCCGGGCGGTCCCCGGGGCCCGGCGGGCCGGTGCCTGGGTCATCGCCGCGTCGATGATCGGCGGCGTCGCCGCGCCGCCCGCGCTCGGCAAGGGCATCGAGTGGTCCACGGTCACCGCGGTGCCGCTGATGCTGCTCGCCTTGTCGGCGGCGAGCCTGGGCACGACGCTCTGGCTGGCCCGGGCTGCGAGATCCGGGTGA
- a CDS encoding potassium channel family protein, which yields MLPGFLGKAVAVLLGREGRSLHLKAAGAATAVLLVTMLTGSWAVVAAEHGARGASITTYPKALWWAAETATTVGYGDFYPVTWWGRVVATVVMAVGITTYGMVTAAIATWFVGRENKHGHGALHERFDRIEQLLARHEDPGPPQRGGPTT from the coding sequence ATGCTGCCCGGATTCCTCGGCAAGGCGGTCGCGGTCCTCCTCGGCCGGGAAGGCCGCTCGCTCCACCTCAAGGCGGCGGGCGCCGCGACCGCCGTCCTCCTCGTCACGATGCTCACCGGCTCCTGGGCCGTGGTCGCCGCCGAGCACGGCGCGCGGGGCGCGAGCATCACGACCTACCCCAAAGCCCTGTGGTGGGCGGCGGAGACCGCGACGACCGTCGGCTACGGCGACTTCTACCCGGTGACGTGGTGGGGCCGGGTCGTCGCCACCGTCGTGATGGCGGTCGGCATCACCACGTACGGCATGGTCACCGCCGCCATCGCGACCTGGTTCGTCGGCCGGGAGAACAAGCACGGCCACGGCGCGCTGCACGAGCGCTTCGACCGCATCGAGCAGCTGCTCGCCCGGCACGAGGACCCCGGACCGCCTCAGCGGGGCGGTCCGACGACGTAG
- a CDS encoding APC family permease: MRLTDDHAAALPESLSYRAKRLLLGRPLTTERIGGQKLDDRTALGVLASDCISSSAYGSEEMLRVLVPVIGAAAFTLLMPVTGAILLVLVLLTLCYSDVVMIYTRAGGSYVVARENFGPDIAQIAAVALLVDYTVTVAVQVSAGTNALISLAHLLGDGFTGLDHMQLPVSAGVVILLAYGNLRGVREAGRLFAAPAYLFMAAVALMMAVGLGRWAAGDLPHADIHAPGAIPLGDPGQGWLYGASVFIVLRAFANGGSSLTGLEAISNGISVFHEPQGRNARRTLIVMSCVLGFLVLGVSLLAHLTHAIPYADGTPTVIAQEAQLAFGSGTAGDAGLILVQLATALILYTGANTPFTGFPFLASFVAEDRFLPRALTRRGHRLAFSNGIIALSVVALALLLVTGANVDRLVALYAIGVFTAFTMAGAGLTAYHWRRREPGRSWKLAVNASAAVVSAAVVLIFAVTKFTEGAWLVVVVFPLGVWALMRINREYRHEAAELQALPPAEGERDSPRWRRHIVLVLVDSFDLAALEALRYARELRPDEVRAVHIVVDEPRARRLRERWEASAAISVALELVDCPDRRLERAVAELAVRTADADTAVTFLLPRRTYPTVLGRLLHRGTGESLTKALDELPNVAVTILPYVVGPPR; encoded by the coding sequence ATGCGCTTGACGGACGACCACGCAGCCGCCCTGCCCGAGTCGCTGTCCTACCGCGCCAAGCGCCTCCTGCTCGGCCGGCCGCTGACGACGGAACGCATCGGCGGGCAGAAGCTGGACGACCGGACCGCGCTCGGGGTGCTGGCCTCGGACTGCATCAGCTCGTCCGCGTACGGCAGCGAGGAGATGCTCCGCGTCCTGGTGCCGGTCATCGGGGCGGCGGCCTTCACGCTGCTGATGCCGGTGACCGGGGCGATCCTGCTGGTCCTGGTGCTGCTGACGCTCTGCTACAGCGATGTCGTGATGATCTACACGCGGGCGGGCGGCAGCTATGTCGTCGCGCGCGAGAACTTCGGCCCGGACATCGCCCAGATCGCCGCTGTCGCCCTGCTCGTCGACTACACCGTGACCGTGGCCGTCCAGGTGTCCGCCGGCACCAACGCGCTGATCTCGCTCGCGCACCTGCTCGGCGACGGCTTCACCGGGCTCGACCACATGCAACTGCCGGTCAGCGCGGGCGTGGTGATCCTCCTGGCGTACGGGAACCTGCGCGGCGTGCGCGAGGCGGGCCGGCTGTTCGCGGCGCCCGCCTACCTGTTCATGGCCGCCGTCGCGCTGATGATGGCCGTCGGCCTGGGCCGCTGGGCCGCGGGCGATCTGCCGCACGCCGACATCCACGCCCCGGGCGCGATCCCGCTGGGGGACCCGGGCCAGGGCTGGCTGTACGGCGCCTCCGTCTTCATCGTGCTGCGCGCCTTCGCCAACGGCGGCTCCTCGCTCACCGGCCTGGAGGCGATCTCCAACGGCATCTCCGTCTTCCACGAACCCCAGGGCCGCAACGCCCGCCGCACGCTGATCGTGATGAGCTGCGTCCTGGGCTTCCTGGTCCTCGGCGTCTCCCTGCTCGCCCACCTCACCCACGCCATCCCCTACGCCGACGGCACCCCGACCGTCATCGCCCAGGAGGCCCAGCTGGCCTTCGGCAGCGGCACGGCGGGCGACGCGGGCCTGATCCTCGTCCAGCTCGCGACCGCCCTGATCCTCTACACCGGGGCCAACACCCCCTTCACCGGCTTCCCCTTCCTGGCCAGCTTCGTCGCCGAGGACCGCTTCCTGCCCCGCGCGCTCACCCGGCGCGGCCACCGGCTGGCCTTCTCCAACGGCATCATCGCCCTGTCCGTCGTGGCGCTGGCCCTCCTGCTGGTGACCGGCGCCAATGTGGACCGGCTGGTCGCGCTGTACGCGATCGGTGTCTTCACCGCCTTCACCATGGCCGGCGCCGGGCTGACGGCCTACCACTGGCGGCGCCGCGAGCCCGGCCGGAGCTGGAAGCTCGCCGTTAACGCCTCCGCCGCCGTCGTCTCGGCGGCCGTCGTCCTCATCTTCGCCGTCACCAAGTTCACCGAGGGCGCCTGGCTGGTCGTCGTGGTCTTCCCCCTCGGCGTCTGGGCCCTGATGCGCATCAACCGCGAGTACCGGCACGAGGCCGCCGAACTCCAGGCCCTGCCGCCCGCCGAGGGGGAGCGCGACTCCCCGCGCTGGCGGCGGCACATCGTCCTCGTCCTCGTCGACAGCTTCGACCTGGCCGCCCTGGAGGCCCTCCGGTACGCCCGCGAGCTGCGGCCCGACGAGGTCCGAGCCGTCCACATCGTCGTCGACGAACCCCGCGCGCGGCGGCTGCGCGAGCGGTGGGAGGCCTCGGCCGCCATCTCCGTCGCGCTGGAGCTCGTCGACTGCCCGGACCGCCGCCTGGAGCGGGCCGTGGCCGAACTCGCCGTCAGGACCGCCGACGCCGACACCGCCGTGACCTTTCTGCTGCCCCGGCGCACCTACCCCACGGTGCTGGGCCGGCTGCTGCACCGGGGGACCGGAGAGTCCCTCACCAAGGCGCTCGACGAGCTGCCGAACGTCGCGGTGACGATCCTTCCCTACGTCGTCGGACCGCCCCGCTGA
- a CDS encoding MBL fold metallo-hydrolase — protein MTGSSPKRSPLAALIPAFGDNPSGDRMERIRRSPNFADGVFTNPVAARMAPSGSMLKFARNYFRKEEKIRRAPAGEIPLYGERATLDRLAAPPESGLRLTWMGHSSVLAEIDGRRVLFDPVWGERCSPFSFVGPQRLHPVPVPLAELGTVDAIVISHDHYDHLDMPSIKALAGTGTRFVVPLGVGAHLERWGIPEDRMTELDWHESTQVAGLTLTATPARHFCGRALRNTQHTLWASWVVAGPDHRIYHSGDTGYFPGFAEIGGTYGPFDATMIQIGAYSEFWPDIHMTPEEGVRTHVDLQGGDGPAGIMLPIHWGTFNLAPHPWEAPAEGTVAAAREHRVQATVPRPGEPFEPAVGLPLDPWWRAVATDPDRAWPAITDEPESAAASAESAEPDSARA, from the coding sequence GTGACCGGCTCCAGTCCGAAGCGTTCCCCGCTCGCCGCTCTCATCCCCGCCTTCGGCGACAACCCCTCCGGGGACAGGATGGAGCGGATCAGGCGGTCGCCGAACTTCGCCGACGGGGTGTTCACCAACCCCGTCGCCGCACGGATGGCACCCTCCGGCTCGATGCTGAAGTTCGCGCGGAACTACTTCCGCAAGGAGGAGAAGATCCGCCGCGCCCCGGCCGGGGAGATCCCCCTGTACGGGGAGCGGGCCACCCTGGACCGGCTGGCGGCCCCGCCGGAGTCCGGGCTGCGGCTCACCTGGATGGGGCATTCGAGTGTCCTCGCCGAGATCGACGGCAGGCGGGTGCTGTTCGACCCGGTATGGGGCGAGCGCTGTTCTCCCTTCTCCTTTGTCGGGCCCCAGCGGCTGCACCCGGTGCCGGTGCCGCTGGCGGAGCTGGGGACGGTCGACGCGATCGTCATCTCCCACGACCATTACGACCACCTCGACATGCCCTCGATCAAGGCCCTGGCCGGCACCGGCACCCGCTTCGTCGTACCGCTCGGCGTCGGTGCCCACCTGGAGCGGTGGGGGATCCCCGAGGACCGGATGACCGAGCTCGACTGGCACGAGTCCACGCAGGTCGCCGGGCTCACGCTCACCGCCACCCCCGCCCGCCACTTCTGCGGCCGGGCGCTGCGCAACACCCAGCACACCCTGTGGGCCTCCTGGGTGGTGGCCGGTCCGGACCACCGGATCTACCACAGCGGCGACACCGGGTACTTCCCGGGCTTCGCCGAGATCGGCGGCACGTACGGGCCCTTCGACGCGACGATGATCCAGATCGGGGCGTACAGCGAGTTCTGGCCCGACATCCACATGACGCCCGAGGAGGGCGTGCGCACCCACGTCGACCTCCAGGGCGGCGACGGGCCCGCCGGGATCATGCTGCCGATCCACTGGGGCACCTTCAACCTCGCGCCGCACCCGTGGGAGGCCCCCGCCGAGGGCACCGTCGCCGCCGCCCGCGAGCACCGCGTCCAGGCCACCGTGCCCCGCCCCGGCGAGCCCTTCGAGCCGGCCGTCGGACTGCCGCTGGACCCCTGGTGGCGGGCGGTCGCCACCGACCCCGACCGGGCCTGGCCCGCCATCACCGACGAACCGGAGTCCGCCGCCGCGTCCGCGGAGTCCGCCGAGCCGGACAGCGCCCGGGCCTAG
- a CDS encoding GNAT family N-acetyltransferase — translation MAWTLTDDVETFEAAAGGFLRSRPTEHTVLLTVTARLRENGKTAWGDEPPRFGWWAGAQGAVGGAFVRTPPRPLLLSPLPADAAASLAGLWDPAEPPPGVNADLATAWAFADAWRARTGASVSVSRNIRLYRLGALRRPEPMPAGRARVGTAADRELLVSWYEAFAANLGGGEIIRADRQVEDRLGYGGLTLWEVDGTPVSMAGATRTVAGTARVAPVYTPAGLRGRGYAGAATAAVSRAALDAGAEEVVLFTDLANPTSNALYRRIGYEPVVDRVALDFGL, via the coding sequence ATGGCCTGGACCCTGACGGACGACGTCGAGACCTTCGAGGCGGCCGCGGGCGGCTTCCTGCGCTCGCGGCCCACCGAGCACACCGTGCTGCTCACGGTGACCGCGAGGCTGAGAGAGAACGGAAAGACCGCCTGGGGAGACGAGCCGCCGCGCTTCGGCTGGTGGGCCGGCGCCCAGGGAGCCGTCGGGGGCGCATTCGTACGCACACCGCCGCGCCCCCTGCTGCTCAGCCCGCTCCCCGCCGACGCGGCCGCCTCCCTGGCCGGACTGTGGGACCCGGCGGAGCCCCCGCCAGGGGTGAACGCCGACCTCGCCACGGCGTGGGCCTTCGCCGACGCGTGGCGCGCCCGTACCGGCGCCTCCGTATCCGTGAGCCGGAACATCCGGCTGTACCGGCTCGGGGCGCTCCGGCGGCCCGAGCCCATGCCGGCCGGCCGGGCCCGCGTCGGCACCGCCGCCGACCGCGAGCTGCTGGTCAGCTGGTACGAGGCCTTCGCCGCGAACCTGGGCGGCGGGGAGATCATCAGGGCGGACCGCCAGGTCGAGGACCGCCTGGGCTACGGCGGCCTCACCCTCTGGGAGGTGGACGGCACACCCGTCTCCATGGCGGGAGCGACCCGCACCGTGGCGGGCACCGCCCGGGTGGCCCCCGTCTACACTCCGGCCGGGCTGCGCGGCCGTGGCTACGCGGGCGCCGCCACGGCGGCCGTCAGCCGGGCCGCCCTCGACGCGGGCGCGGAGGAGGTCGTGCTCTTCACCGACCTCGCCAATCCCACCAGCAACGCGCTGTACCGGCGGATCGGGTACGAGCCGGTCGTCGACCGGGTCGCCCTCGACTTCGGGCTGTGA
- a CDS encoding PPOX class F420-dependent oxidoreductase → MTEPHGTDDTQDALLRLVADTKGGILVTIKRDGRPQLSNVIHHYDPKERLLRVSLTDDRAKTRNLRRDPRASYHVTSPDRWAWTVAEGTAELTPVAADRDDATVEELIDLYRALQGEYPDWGDYRRAMVEDRRLVLKLHVEYAYGQPAR, encoded by the coding sequence ATGACCGAACCCCATGGCACCGACGACACCCAGGACGCCCTGCTCCGGCTGGTGGCCGACACCAAAGGCGGCATCCTGGTCACCATCAAGCGCGACGGCCGCCCACAGCTGTCCAACGTGATCCACCACTACGACCCCAAGGAGCGCCTCCTGCGCGTCTCGCTCACCGACGACCGGGCCAAGACCCGCAACCTGCGCCGCGACCCCCGCGCCAGCTACCACGTCACCAGTCCCGACCGCTGGGCCTGGACCGTCGCCGAGGGCACCGCCGAGCTGACCCCCGTCGCCGCCGACCGCGATGACGCCACGGTCGAGGAGCTCATCGACCTCTACCGGGCCCTCCAGGGCGAGTACCCCGACTGGGGCGACTACCGCCGCGCCATGGTCGAGGACCGCCGCCTGGTCCTCAAGCTGCACGTCGAGTACGCCTACGGACAGCCCGCCCGCTGA